The Maridesulfovibrio hydrothermalis AM13 = DSM 14728 DNA window ACGAAGGGCTTGCTGTTGATACCCATGTAAAACGACTTTCATTTAGAATGGGACTTACTGGCAGCACAAACCCGACTGTAATTGAAAGAGATTTGATGCCTTTGTTCAAAAGGAAGACATGGGGAATAACCAACCATCTGCTGGTTCTTTTCGGACGGGATATCTGCCCGGCCAGAAGCCCTAAATGTGACATCTGTGAACTTAACGATATATGCCCGCAAAACGGAATTGAGAAAAAATAATGAGTAAAGAAATTAAGAAACCCGGAAATTTTACTGTTCATGCCACTGACGGAAACGCCCGTCGAGGAACCCTTGTAACTGCGCACGGGGATATCCAGACTCCAGTCTACATGCCTGTCGGAACTCAAGGGGCAGTAAAGGCTGTCTCCCCCCGTGATCTGCGTGAAATAGGATCGCAGATTATTCTGGGCAACACATACCATCTCTATTTAAGACCGGGCGATGAACTCATTGCCCGCAGAGGCGGGTTGCATAAATTTGCCAACTGGGACCGCCCTATTCTGACTGACAGCGGCGGATTTCAAGTTTTCAGCCTTGAATCAATTCGTAAGATTACTGAGCAGGGGGTAGAGTTCCGGTCTTACATTGATGGTTCAAAACACTTTTTCTCACCGGAAAAAGTTATCTCCATCCAGAACAATATAGGTTCTGATATCATGATGGTGCTGGATGAATGCGTAGGCTACGGCAATGACCGTGACTATACTGCAAAATCCCTTGAACTGACCACCCGCTGGGCCAGACGGTGCAGAGAAGCCTATCCGGCCGGTTCCGGTGATCAGCTCATGTTCGGTATTATTCAAGGCGGATTCCACAAGGATCTGCGCGAAGTAAGCCTTGAACAACTTTCCGAAATTCCTTTTGAAGGATACGCAATCGGCGGCCTTAGCGTAGGTGAACCCATTCCTGACATGTATGATATCCTACAGCACATCGGGCCTAAGCTTCCT harbors:
- the tgt gene encoding tRNA guanosine(34) transglycosylase Tgt, with amino-acid sequence MSKEIKKPGNFTVHATDGNARRGTLVTAHGDIQTPVYMPVGTQGAVKAVSPRDLREIGSQIILGNTYHLYLRPGDELIARRGGLHKFANWDRPILTDSGGFQVFSLESIRKITEQGVEFRSYIDGSKHFFSPEKVISIQNNIGSDIMMVLDECVGYGNDRDYTAKSLELTTRWARRCREAYPAGSGDQLMFGIIQGGFHKDLREVSLEQLSEIPFEGYAIGGLSVGEPIPDMYDILQHIGPKLPFEKPRYLMGVGTPLDILEGIANGVDMFDCVLPTRNARNGTLYTSLGKVNIKRAQYREDDSPLDPNCDCYTCRNFSKSYLRHLYTAKELLSSQLNSIHNLRFFLKLTEQAREAIENGTFADLRKKYEAVYEAVTR